The Neurospora crassa OR74A linkage group I, whole genome shotgun sequence genome segment AGGTCCTCGGGAGCAGGCGGCAGGTTCAGCTTGGAAATATACACTTCGCCTGCGTGCGAGCGGTATCCCCATTCTGTCAAGGGCAAGAGCGGGACAGGATCGTTGACGTGGGTTACGCGGCGGTAGGCTCTGGTTTCGTGCGCGTCATTGTCCTCTTCAATATCAAGACCAAAGGCCTTATCCAGATAATCCACTAAGGCTTGGTTACCGATGCGCGGTTCGCCAAAGGTCGTCACCTGGACGTCTTGCCAGCCTAGCGAAAGCCGAAACTCCAACGCGGCGAGAGCGGCGACGGCCCCGCCGAGGCTGTGTCCGACCAGGTGGACGGGGTAGTCGGGGTGTTTGGCGCGGGCGGCTTTGAGGGCGGGAAGGACGTAGTCGCGCGCGTTACGCCAGGAGGCAAGGAAGCCCATGTGGACTGTGCAGTTGGTGCATTTTCCATCGTTGTTatagcttcttccttttcccacATTCCTATTCCTACCCGCAAtgttatcctcctcttcctccctctcctcctcatcatcatcatccgggGCAGGATAAGGCACGTACTCCTGCGGCACCGTGCTCAGATCAACAATCGTGTTAGTGATGCTATACGTCCCGCGAAACGCCACAATAATGGCCGGCTCGCTGATGACCACGGTCCCGCCCCCGTTCCGCCcgcccctcttcctctcgcCGTGGTCGACCGCAATGTATCCGCAGCTATCGCTGAGCAGCAGGCCCGTGTTCCAGGTCCGCTCGAGCTGCATCGAAGGGAAATCTTTGCAACGGGATACGCACGAGAAGGGCTTGGAAACGCCGGTCGTGCCGACGCAATAGGTGATGTCCACTAGGCGAGCCATGCGCTCGAGGGAGGCGAATAATGGAACAGAGACGCCGCCGCCTTGTTGATGGAGCGGACGTGGGATGTCGTGAGCGTAAGGTCCTCCATCAGTCTCTCGGGCATAGTCGTGGAGTGTAGTTAAGGGGTGTTGTTGAATTGGGTCTCTTGGGACGGCTAACGGGGTTGCGAAGACTCTCTCAACGAAGTGAGATGTGAacggaaggaggaagagaccgAGCTGGTGTATTAGATGCATTCTTGTAGATGAGCAGTTGCATGTTCTGAATGATTGTAAAGCTGTCGGCCCTTTCCAATTAAGACTCACTGATATCGGAAGGCTGGCATAGGATAAGCaccaagaaaggaagatCGAGAGGCCGGCTTTTCATTAGAAGAACTTCTCTTGCACAAGATGTCGGCCAAACATGGTCTCCGGGCGGCGAGAACGTACCGCGTGACCAACACTGGACCAGTGACTGATGAGCGAATCGAGGAAAATGACCAGGACGTACGTAGATGATCGATAGGGCGGGGGTTCAACTGTTGTTTTCCTTGGATCAAGTTTCTAGGATATAAAAGTTCAATGGTCAGGGCTCCAACAAGAAAGCGGACTCGCGATGTAGAATTGTGAGAGATTCTCAAATACGTTGCAGCACGACGGGAAGTTCTATAAACGAAGTGGAGGTGATGATTGATTTGGGTAGAGCAAGCAGAACGGAAGAGGAATACAAAGCGGAAGTGGTGACGTCGAACTGACTTGTTCCAGGCTCCCAAGCTTCAGGGACGCCCCTACACTGCGGTTTCAGAGGTCAGATGAACGGGACGGGAGTTGCATGCCTGCCCGTTGTGGAGGGGGAGCATAGGTAAACAGGGGGTCGAGAGGGGGGTAAGCGAGTGCCACCGCTGCAACACCCCGCAAGACCTCGGAACTTTTAACAACTTTAACTCGACTTTACACCTCTTCCTGTCATGTCATGCAAGGGGAACCTGGAACCACTCCCTCCCTTACtgacgaccaccaccaccttggaCCCGGTTTGATATTCATGTGCTTTCATTCCTCATTGACTATCGTTACCCGTATCCCATTCATTGCTCACCGATTACCGCCTGTACTTTATCCCATTCTTCATAGGCACCTGTGATTGCCCTTGTCTCCGAATCCGTTTCTCTCCCCGGGATCTAATTTCCTCCTGGGGGTGCGATGGGGTCGAGAGCAGTGAAATTTCTGAGGATGGCAAAATCTAGAGAAAAGCATTGCGACCCTTCTCCGAACGCGGTAGTGTTACTTGTATCGACGCAGCTGAGCCTGGGGGTGAACTGGTCCACGGCCATGAAGCCCCTACTTTCTTTGTCAGAGTCGGATCTGATAGTGATGATAAGTACCACAAGTGTTCCGATGGAAAACTTACGACTCTGCTGTATTGGGGCATGCCAGCTCGATGATAGAGAGCATGCTCGTCTTTTGGACCCACTGGAATTGCACGGTTGGGTTTTCGCAAGCATATCTGGGGGCCAAGCCCTCTGGTCCTGCGTTTGGCTGGGTTCCATTGTAGTAACAAGACGTTTCGATCTTTGTCTCGTTGTCTGCGTACTGAAAATCGACGACAATTGGATGGGTATTGTTATTCTTTGGTGTCCAGACCTGGAGCGACGTGATCTTGTAGGATTCTGGGAACGGGCATTGGTCATCGTGTGAGGAGAGAGACTTGAGTTTATTCCTAAATGAGGGCATCGAGGGCATCGAGGGCAGAGAAGCCACAAGAGGAATAAGAGCCACGAGGGCATGCAGGTTCATCATAAGCATGTTGGCGGTGTGAAGTTGAATATTCGAGTAATCCTGCTGTGTAATGGGATGTTTACGTCGTGTGGATGGATGCAGAGGTGGTTTATATCTGCTTGCAGTCGTGTAGATGGGCAGACACGGAAGGAGCAATGTCAGAAACTAAAATAGTTCgggaatgaatgaatgagcTCATGCCTCTACAAAGGCAGGAAGAGCAAATCCATCGCTGTTTTGCCCTGCCCCGTTACTCAGGCATACGCAGTATGGAACGGTATGGAACGGTGCAGGGAACGGAATGCTGTGAGGTAGATCGTCTTCACACCGGTACACCTACCTGAAGATCCAATCCACACAGCATTCGGCAATGAGGATACCTGTAAGGTCACACACACCGGTGACAGTCAAAGAGCACTTACGGCGTACTCAGAAGTGGCTATCCGATCTGCAAATCTGGCAGGACATAAAGTACTGAGGTGGGCAATGATTGGAAGTATCCGGCGCAGATCTGGCTGCCGTGATCCGGACAAGACGGATCAAGTCTCAATACGTGTACATGCCCGCACATCAGCTTCAGTCAAGCTAGTTGATACACAGCATGCCGAGATATTCGGTATTATGCTCGGTTGAGATCGGTCTTCCGTTTCTCTCCTTTGCACGGCCTCGGAAAATCTTGGCAGATTCTTAGTCTGGCGTGTTTGAAGTATGCGTATGCCACGATATCCCCGGGACATCAAGGGAGTTCGAGCTCGTCAAGCATGTTGCCTACTGACCCTGCCAACGGGAGTTCATCGGCTAAAACGCTTCTCGACAGCACTGAAAGTACCATGCTTGGCGCAAGACCTCAGTATTCGAAATTCGTCATGGTGGAAGTCCAAGAAATACCGAGAACGAAGGAATGCCGCGAGAAGAACATAGTTTCGGCTATTGGTGCTCCCAAACCGTTGGCGGCGCCATAGCCTACCCGTCCTACGAGTCTACGACTGCTCCATCTATCACAACTGGCGGGCTTGCGTGCGTTATCCAGCATCTACTCCACAACCCGAGAGTTGGTCCGGGGTGACAGAGCATCTGCGTTACCGCTTCAATACGACCCGTCCTTGCGATCTATGTATGGTGCGCACTGCGCACACCATGCAGTGAACACAAGGTCAGAACCGCCCATGGGAAACTGAGCTCGGGTAGCTAACCCGAACCGTTTTCGGACTTCATAAACATGCTCTTTGAAAGAGCCTTTTCCAGTTGGCCGTGGACCCAAACAACCTCCGGGCGTGAATGATAGAAGAATACGGACCGCACAAACACTGTCCCAACGAGGCTGGGCGGCTCCGGATAATATTTCTGGCACGAAGCTCTCCATATTTTGAGTTCGGAACACTGTCCGACGATATCTCGTATACATCCGTCGTGCCGACATCGTGACACCGAAAGTGAAACTTGCGAAGGGGTTTTGAGTCCGGGCAGGTGTTTGCCTTTGCCGAGTGTAATGGTCTTGGGGTGGTACCTCGGAAATGACAAAAAGAACTAGTATTCCTAGTTCTGTCTGTCTCGAAATAACAAGATGGCGAGGCAAcggtcttcgtcttctttgtATGAACAAGCTGGCTGTCGAAGAGTCCTCTCGACATGGGACAGGGCAGTGCAGAGGGATAGGGCGAGTGTCACGCTGGAGGTTACAAAGATTACCCTTGCGGTTGAGGAGTAGTTATTGATGCATTGTGGTGTTGATACTGAGTCGTAACCAGGAAGAGATCGATGGTGTCACTGAGAGAAGGGTAAGAGTTGAAAGTTGAGTAGCGCTGTGTTGGCACGGAAGAATGGTGTTTTCGCTTCGACTTACATAAGCCACATGCGACAATTGCACCAGCCACAAAACGCGACCATTTCCCCCCGCATACCAGCCACACCCACAGAACATTTCCCACTTTTCGGGCGGGTACTTCAAAAATCAGTCGCGAACTTTTATTCTCCCAAGTCCCTTCGACGTTCAGCCGACGATTTCGAGCATCCGACAACCACCCTTTTCGGAATCACCTCTCCAACCAACCATCAAAATGGCTGCTGAATCCAAGACCGGCCTCGCCGTTGGCCTCAAGAAGGGTCACGTACGTCTCACCTCGTGGAGGATCTCTGCGTTGCCTTCCTGAAAACAAAAAGGGAAATCAGGGCTATCGCAGACGATGGACACTGCATTTACCCTCTTGTTTTCAACAACCCCAAACACCACCTCATTACGCCGAACGATTGTTCGAGAAACGAAGAAAGGAACCGTGATTGCTAACCGGGACTCTACTCCTTTACCCAAATACAGAAGACCACTGCTCGTGTCTCCAAGCCCCGTGTTTCCCGCACCAAGGGTCACCTGAGCAAGCGCACTGCTTTCGTTCGCAGCATCGTCCAGGAGGTTGCTGGGTACGTTTTACCAATTTCAACTTTGTCAATTCGAATCATTCGCGCCAAGCAGCAGTTATCTCGACAACCTCGATCAAGCATACCTACAACAGTTCGACTGATGGAAGATGATGGTTCGTTGGGTGGATTCTGGACATACAAATGTGTACCTGTTTCTGCAAGACATCGCAACCATCATTGGAAGTATTGGACCGTACGCTTGATCGGGTTTGAGGAGGGACCTGCTGGGGCGCAAATGTGCAGATATCCGCTTGAACGAACTCACACTAACCTTGGGCTTCTACACTACAGCCTTGCTCCCTACGAGCGCCGCGTCATTGAGTTGCTCCGCAACTCCAAGGACAAGCGTGCCCGTAAGCTCGCCAAGAAGAGGCTCGGTACCTTCGGCCGTGCTAAGGCGAAGGTTGAGG includes the following:
- a CDS encoding triacylglycerol lipase FGL2, which codes for MHLIHQLGLFLLPFTSHFVERVFATPLAVPRDPIQQHPLTTLHDYARETDGGPYAHDIPRPLHQQGGGVSVPLFASLERMARLVDITYCVGTTGVSKPFSCVSRCKDFPSMQLERTWNTGLLLSDSCGYIAVDHGERKRGGRNGGGTVVISEPAIIVAFRGTYSITNTIVDLSTVPQEYVPYPAPDDDDEEEREEEEDNIAGRNRNVGKGRSYNNDGKCTNCTVHMGFLASWRNARDYVLPALKAARAKHPDYPVHLVGHSLGGAVAALAALEFRLSLGWQDVQVTTFGEPRIGNQALVDYLDKAFGLDIEEDNDAHETRAYRRVTHVNDPVPLLPLTEWGYRSHAGEVYISKLNLPPAPEDLRLCRGDNDPECMAGAENSDGGGWFDGSLLEVTDLLALAAAKGTDPYFKHRDSVAVDDDDDGDDGSDAGAGNDGVGMGGESTATAPTSKTTRLFPTRLKLWELFFAHRDYFWRLGLCVPGGDPADWGREKYNLTQTKDSFVFGDGEL
- a CDS encoding 60S ribosomal protein L36, with protein sequence MAAESKTGLAVGLKKGHKTTARVSKPRVSRTKGHLSKRTAFVRSIVQEVAGLAPYERRVIELLRNSKDKRARKLAKKRLGTFGRAKAKVEDLQRVIAEARRAGH